One Engystomops pustulosus chromosome 7, aEngPut4.maternal, whole genome shotgun sequence DNA window includes the following coding sequences:
- the LOC140069098 gene encoding methanethiol oxidase-like: MKGPREEILYVPCVYRCTGINQPDYLATVDVNPESPDYCQVIHRLPMPNVHDELHHSGWNTCSSCFGDTSKVRNKLILPCLISSRVYVVDVGTDPRAPCLHKVVEAEDVKECGLGNLHTAHCLGCGEIMISAMGDPEGNGKGGFVLLDGETFEVKGNWEVEGHAAPYGYDFWYQPRHNGMISTEWGAPRVFGNGFKMEDVQAGHYGHQLHVWDWTKHTRIQSLDLGEDGQIPLGIRFLHNPESGQALLCCGLSSSILRVYKAEGGQWETEKVIQVGSKKVKGWMLPEMPGFISDIVISLDDRFLYFNNWLHGDVRQYDITDIHHPKMVGQVFIGGSIVKGGLVTVVEDTELDNQPDPLIIKGRRIPGGPQMIQLSLDGKRLYVTMSLYSAWDKQFYPDMIRDGCVILQIDVDTTKGGLKVNPNFLVDFGKEPHGPVLAHEPRYPGGDCTSDIWV, encoded by the exons GTCATTCACCGTCTACCGATGCCTAATGTTCACGATGAGCTGCACCACTCGGGGTGGAACACCTGCAGCAGCTGTTTTGGAGACACTTCTAAAGTGAGGAACAAGCTGATTCTACCTTGCCTCATCTCTTCTCGGGTCTATGTGGTGGATGTAGGTACTGACCCCCGTGCTCCATGTCTTCACAAG GTGGTGGAAGCAGAAGATGTGAAAGAGTGTGGCCTTGGGAATCTTCACACTGCTCACTGCCTGGGCTGCGGGGAAATCATGATCAGTGCTATGGGAGACCCGGAAGGAAATGGCAAAG GAGGTTTTGTCCTCTTGGACGGGGAGACGTTTGAAGTAAAGGGAAATTGGGAGGTAGAAGGACACGCCGCTCCATATGGTTACGACTTCTGGTACCAGCCCCGGCACAACGGCATGATCAGCACTGAGTGGGGAGCTCCAAGGGTGTTCGGTAATGGATTCAAGATGGAAGATGTCCAAGCTG GACACTACGGTCATCAATTGCATGTGTGGGACTGGACGAAGCACACCCGTATACAGAGCTTGGATCTTGGCGAGGATGGACAAATTCCTCTTGGTATCAGATTCTTACATAATCCAGAATCGGGCCAGGCTTTGCTCTGCTGTGGTCTTAGCAGTTCAATTCTTCGTGTTTATAAGGCAGAG GGAGGGCAGTGGGAGACTGAGAAGGTCATCCAGGTAGGAAGTAAGAAGGTGAAAGGATGGATGCTACCAGAGATGCCAG GGTTTATCTCAGACATTGTGATTTCATTGGATGATCGCTTCCTATACTTCAACAATTGGCTTCATGGAGACGTCAGGCAGTACGACATCACTGACATCCACCACCCCAAAATGGTGGGGCAG GTATTTATAGGGGGAAGCATTGTGAAAGGGGGTCTAGTGACCGTTGTGGAGGACACCGAACTTGACAACCAACCAGATCCGTTGATTATAAAG GGAAGGAGGATCCCTGGTGGTCCTCAGATGATCCAGCTGAGCCTAGATGGGAAGAGGCTCTATGTGACCATGTCTCTGTACAGCGCTTGGGACAAGCAGTTCTACCCGGACATGATTCG GGACGGATGTGTCATTCTTCAGATTGACGTGGACACCACAAAAGGAGGTCTCAAGGTGAACCCTAACTTCCTGGTGGATTTTGGGAAGGAGCCACACGGGCCAGTCCTTGCCCACGAGCCCAGATATccgggaggagactgcacatccGACATCTGGGTGTAG